A genomic stretch from candidate division KSB1 bacterium includes:
- a CDS encoding cyclic nucleotide-binding domain-containing protein, which yields MAAKKKKTNNSFFNFHAGDAVWGNIFKKKASEEETTMAILKRVPLFKNMKNSSLREFEKLLHRRTYKADEAIFWEGEPGVGMYIVQEGTVAIYKGSSEKEREELAKLAQGEFFGELALLDESPRSATAMALEDSKILGLFRPDLLELIDRKPRLGNQLLFNLSLLIGERLKHTNDELQTLWDKLEDTKVIK from the coding sequence ATGGCAGCTAAAAAGAAAAAAACCAACAACTCGTTTTTTAACTTCCATGCCGGTGATGCGGTCTGGGGCAACATCTTTAAAAAGAAAGCCAGTGAAGAAGAAACCACCATGGCAATATTGAAACGGGTTCCGCTTTTCAAGAATATGAAAAATTCCAGCCTGAGAGAATTTGAGAAGCTGCTGCACCGGCGCACGTATAAAGCGGATGAAGCCATTTTCTGGGAGGGTGAACCGGGAGTCGGGATGTATATCGTGCAAGAGGGGACCGTGGCAATTTATAAAGGTAGCTCTGAAAAGGAGCGCGAGGAGTTGGCAAAATTAGCTCAAGGTGAGTTTTTTGGAGAGCTGGCCCTGCTCGACGAATCGCCTCGCTCTGCAACGGCGATGGCCCTAGAGGACAGCAAAATTCTCGGGCTTTTTCGTCCGGACTTGTTAGAACTAATTGACCGCAAACCGAGACTTGGAAACCAGCTTTTGTTCAACCTGTCTTTGTTGATTGGCGAAAGACTAAAACACACCAATGACGAGCTGCAAACCCTCTGGGACAAATTAGAAGACACGAAAGTTATTAAGTAG
- a CDS encoding LysM peptidoglycan-binding domain-containing protein, with product MVKGRVFDQETNKGVPHVILRINEAIAVTDRRGNFIFDSLKPGKYSFTVKKLSLPGDKTTVERNPRSIDILNGEETYLSVALTGAATLTGKVNVYPFGKEQQSLYASNENNDSGIASEEKELAEGFGLGGALVVLSNGSETKRRRTDESGQFTFTNLPQGKWRISVKDKYLPANHHLDENSVEVNVLSGQENHALVGVLPGKKIVSPALLFAEADVKKKANVENVKLPQSRSPQPKKSMVSVSSAKAEQSEVKRYIVRSGDWLSTIAEKFYGDAMNYSAIFAANKDVLENPNKIYPGQELRIPDVVKAKQYYTVRSGDWLSQIAESYYGDAMKYKVVFAANQDIVADPNKIYPGQRLEIPDLLGNTENYTVRLNDWLSKIAKRAYGEASQYRKIYAANGGLIQDPNLIYPGQNLRIPSGTISGRASSSRRIKPGLSDSL from the coding sequence TTGGTCAAAGGACGGGTTTTTGATCAAGAAACAAACAAGGGTGTTCCGCATGTTATTCTCAGAATTAATGAAGCGATCGCGGTAACGGACAGGCGGGGTAACTTCATTTTCGATTCTTTAAAGCCCGGTAAGTACTCCTTTACTGTGAAGAAGCTAAGCCTTCCCGGAGATAAAACCACTGTTGAAAGAAATCCCCGCTCTATCGACATCCTCAACGGTGAGGAAACATACCTTTCGGTCGCACTTACGGGAGCTGCAACTCTTACTGGAAAAGTCAATGTTTATCCCTTTGGAAAAGAACAGCAAAGCCTATACGCCTCAAATGAAAATAATGACTCGGGTATTGCCAGCGAAGAGAAGGAATTAGCCGAAGGATTTGGTTTAGGCGGCGCTCTGGTTGTGCTTAGTAATGGCTCCGAAACGAAACGCCGTCGCACAGATGAATCAGGCCAGTTTACATTTACCAACTTACCTCAAGGCAAATGGAGAATTAGCGTTAAAGATAAATACTTACCCGCTAATCATCATCTTGATGAAAACAGTGTAGAGGTTAATGTTCTGAGCGGTCAGGAAAACCATGCGCTGGTTGGGGTTCTACCCGGGAAAAAAATTGTTTCTCCGGCCCTCTTGTTTGCCGAAGCCGATGTTAAGAAGAAAGCAAATGTTGAAAATGTGAAACTGCCGCAAAGCCGTTCGCCTCAACCCAAAAAATCTATGGTGAGCGTTTCATCAGCAAAAGCCGAACAATCTGAAGTGAAACGTTATATTGTCCGTTCGGGCGATTGGCTTTCTACAATTGCAGAGAAGTTTTATGGAGACGCCATGAACTACTCTGCAATTTTCGCAGCAAATAAGGACGTTCTGGAAAATCCCAACAAGATTTACCCTGGACAAGAGCTGCGAATTCCGGATGTAGTTAAGGCGAAACAATACTATACTGTGCGTTCTGGTGATTGGCTTTCTCAAATCGCCGAGAGCTATTATGGCGATGCAATGAAGTATAAAGTGGTATTTGCAGCAAACCAGGATATCGTTGCCGACCCCAATAAAATTTACCCGGGCCAGAGATTAGAAATTCCGGATTTATTAGGAAATACTGAAAATTATACCGTTCGTCTAAATGATTGGCTTTCGAAAATTGCTAAAAGAGCTTATGGTGAGGCAAGTCAATATAGAAAGATTTATGCAGCAAATGGTGGATTGATCCAGGATCCCAATTTAATTTATCCGGGCCAGAACTTGCGAATTCCTTCAGGAACAATAAGTGGTAGGGCGAGTAGTTCAAGGAGAATAAAACCCGGTCTGTCCGATTCCCTCTGA